The following proteins come from a genomic window of Anguilla rostrata isolate EN2019 chromosome 17, ASM1855537v3, whole genome shotgun sequence:
- the LOC135244217 gene encoding angiotensin-converting enzyme-like isoform X2, with translation MPGAQPAMPGLPLLLWLVVLGVAHGLPDHWLPGDYPRTEAGARLFADAYNSTAEEVLFSSTSASWAYNTNLTDHNSKLQVAGSLERQAFTEAWGKKAKELFSDTLVDSFSDPLLKKQIKRINILGAANLQQAERERLNSILSSMSNIYSTAKVCLAGKTEICWSLEPELMDVMATSRSYKKLLYAWEGWHNSSGVPLRPLYPEFVKLSNQATRMDGFSDTGAYWRSWYELPSFQDDLERLYRQVEPLYQNLHAFVRRKLYQHYGPKYINLRGPIPAHLLGNMWAQTWNNVYDMMVPFPDKPNVDVTQAMKEQNWNATHMFRVSEEFFTSLGLIPMPQKFWDKSMLEKPLDGREVVCHASAWDFYNRQDFRIKQCTTVTMEQLFTVHHEMGHIQYYLQYRDQPVSFRRGANPGFHEAIGDVLALSVSTPKHLREIGLLDDLPDDPDSDINYLLKMALGKISFLPFGYLIDQWRWGVFSGRTPPERYNAEWWHLRTKYQGICPPTYRSEEHFDAGAKYHIPGNTPYIRYFVSFILQFQFHERLCQAANHTGPLHKCDIYRSKAAGDILAKVLSAGSSKPWPDVLQEALGTNKMDAGPLMNYFDPITRWLQEQNKDEILGWPDFDWRPPLPENYPEDVGKIADEAQAKKFLSEFNSSGEEVWNAYIESSWTYESNISEDNKQVMKKLEMSNHTLTYGLKAREFDATDFQDRSIKRMLDRIRDIHSAELPEEELKMYNNLMATMETKYSVAEVCRENGSCLALDPDLNKIMAESRDYKELLFAWQGWHDGTGRAIRPDYAKYVQLANKAARLNGHSDNGASWRSVYETPTFEQDLEGLWRELEPLYLNLHAYVRRALYNKYGASRVNLRGPIPAHLLGNMWAQTWSNIFNLMMPYPDATQVDATPAMIAKGWNARRMFEESDRFFSSLGLEPMPPEFWNRSMLEKPTDGRKVVCHASAWDFYNGQDFRIKQCTVVTMYDLITVHHEMGHVQYFLQYRDQPLCFRDGANPGFHEAIGDVLALSVSTPKHLHSIGLLDKVETNYESDINYLMKIALDKISFLPFGYLMDQWRWKVFDGRIKEGEYNMAWWNLRLKYQGVCPPVPRTEQDFDPGAKYHIPADVPYVRYFISYIIQFQFHEALCRAANHSGPLHTCDIHKSKEAGKLLGDVMKLGSSKPWPEAMRLLTGQPRMSALPLVRYFQPLMDWLEKENNKSGDILGWPEYDWIPGSRERPPGPASGPTAAPSTGGGKVDFLGMSVDSSAAAAGQWILLVLALVFGAACVYSICKHSRTSKHKSASILELGAK, from the exons atGCCCGGAGCCCAGCCAGCCATGCCTGGACTACCGCTGCTGCTCTGGCTGGTCGTCCTGGGGGTGGCTCATGGCCTGCCGGACCACTGGCTGCCCGGAGACTACCCCCGCACCGAGGCCGGAGCCAGGCTGTTCGCGGACGCCTACAACAGCACGGCCGAGGAGGTCCTCTTCAGCAGCACCAGCGCCAGCTGGGCCTACAACACCAACCTGACCGACCACAACTCCAAACTACAG GTCGCTGGTTCCCTGGAGAGACAAGCCTTCACCGAGGCCTGGGGCAAGAAAGCCAAAGAGCTCTTCAGCGACACCCTTGTGGACAGTTTTTCTGACCCCCTGCTGAAGAAACAGATCAAGAGGATCAACATTCTGGGAGCAGCTAACCTgcaacaggcagagagagagcga TTAAACAGCATCCTCAGCAGCATGAGCAACATCTACTCCACCGCCAAGGTTTGTCTAGCAGGAAAAACAGAGATCTGCTGGTCTCTGGAGCCTG AGCTGATGGATGTGATGGCCACCTCAAGGAGCTACAAGAAGCTTCTGTACGCATGGGAAGGCTGGCACAACAGCTCGGGTGTACCGCTCAGACCGCTGTACCCAGAATTTGTGAAGTTGAGTAACCAGGCCACCCGCATGGACG GTTTTTCGGACACTGGTGCCTACTGGCGTTCCTGGTACGAGTTGCCCTCCTTTCAGGATGACCTGGAGCGCTTGTACAGGCAGGTGGAGCCCCTGTACCAGAACCTCCACGCCTTCGTCCGCCGCAAGCTATACCAGCACTATGGCCCCAAATATATCAACCTGAGGGGCCCCATCCCTGCCCACCTGCTGG GGAACATGTGGGCGCAAACATGGAACAATGTCTACGACATGATGGTGCCCTTTCCCGATAAGCCCAACGTAGACGTGACGCAAGCTATGAAGGAACAG AACTGGAATGCCACACATATGTTCAGGGTGTCCGAGGAATTCTTCACTTCCCTGGGTCTGATCCCCATGCCGCAGAAGTTCTGGGACAAGTCCATGCTGGAGAAGCCTTTGGACGGCCGGGAGGTGGTGTGCCACGCCTCCGCCTGGGATTTCTACAACCGCCAGGACTTCAG GATCAAGCAGTGCACCACCGTGACCATGGAGCAGCTTTTCACCGTGCACCACGAGATGGGCCACATTCAGTATTACCTGCAGTACCGGGACCAGCCGGTCAGCTTCCGAAGGGGCGCCAACCCGGGCTTCCACGAGGCCATCGGGGACGTGCTGGCCCTCTCCGTCtccacccccaaacacctgagGGAGATCGGCCTGCTCGACGACCTGCCTGACGACCCAG ACAGCGACATCAATTACCTGTTGAAGATGGCCCTGGGCAAGATTTCCTTCTTGCCCTTTGGGTACCTCATCGACCAATGGCGGTGGGGCGTGTTCAGCGGCCGCACGCCACCTGAGCGCTACAATGCGGAATGGTGGCACCTGAG AACCAAATACCAAGGAATCTGCCCTCCCACCTATCGATCTGAGGAGCACTTTGACGCTGGAGCTAAATACCACATCCCTGGAAACACGCCCTACATCAG ATACTTTGTGAGCTTCATTCTCCAGTTCCAGTTCCACGAGAGGTTATGCCAAGCAGCCAATCATACGGGGCCACTGCACAAGTGTGACATCTATCGCTCCAAGGCAGCAGGAGACATCCTGGC GAAAGTGCTCAGTGCCGGCTCCTCCAAGCCTTGGCCAGACGTCCTGCAGGAGGCCCTGGGGACGAACAAAATGGATGCCGGCCCTCTGATGAACTACTTTGACCCCATTACGCGGTGGCTACAGGAGCAGAACAAGGACGAGATCCTGGGGTGGCCCGATTTTGACTGGAGACCCCCACTGCCAGAAAACTACCCAGAGGATGTCG GTAAGATTGCAGACGAGGCCCAGGCCAAGAAGTTCCTGTCCGAATTCAACAGTTCTGGAGAGGAAGTGTGGAACGCGTACATCGAGTCCTCCTGGACCTATGAAAGCAACATCTCTGAGGACAACAAGCAGGTCATG AAGAAATTGGAAATGTCCAACCACACGCTGACGTATGGGTTGAAGGCCCGGGAGTTTGATGCCACCGACTTCCAGGACCGCTCAATAAAACGCATGCTGGACAGGATCCGAGACATCCACAGCGCAGAACTCCCGGAAGAGGAGCTGAAGATG TATAACAATCTGATGGCTACCATGGAGACCAAGTACAGCGTGGCAGAAGTGTGCCGAGAAAATGGCTCATGCCTCGCTCTTGACCCAG ACCTGAATAAGATCATGGCTGAGTCAAGGGACTACAAGGAGCTGTTGTTTGCCTGGCAGGGCTGGCATGATGGCACTGGCAGGGCTATCCGTCCGGACTATGCCAAATACGTACAGCTTGCCAACAAGGCTGCCAGGCTCAACG GGCACTCGGATAATGGAGCCTCCTGGCGTTCCGTGTACGAGACGCCCACGTTTGAGCAGGACCTGGAGGGTCTCTGGAGGGAGCTGGAGCCCCTCTATCTGAACCTGCACGCCTACGTGCGCCGAGCGCTCTACAACAAATACGGAGCCAGTCGCGTCAACTTGAGGGGTCCAATCCCCGCCCACCTCTTGG GTAACATGTGGGCACAGACTTGGTCTAATATATTTAATCTCATGATGCCCTACCCTGATGCCACTCAAGTGGATGCCACACCGGCAATGATCGCTAAG GGCTGGAACGCAAGGAGGATGTTCGAGGAGTCGGACCGCTTCTTCTCCTCCCTGGGCCTGGAGCCCATGCCCCCGGAGTTCTGGAACAGGTCCATGCTGGAGAAGCCCACGGACGGGCGCAAGGTGGTGTGCCACGCCTCCGCCTGGGACTTCTACAACGGCCAGGACTTCAG GATCAAGCAGTGCACGGTAGTGACCATGTATGACCTCATCACCGTGCACCACGAGATGGGCCATGTGCAGTACTTCCTGCAGTACCGGGACCAGCCCCTCTGCTTCAGGGACGGCGCTAACCCGGGCTTCCACGAGGCCATCGGGGACGTGCTGGCCCTCTCCGTCtccacccccaaacacctgcacaGCATTGGGCTGCTGGATAAGGTGGAGACAAACTACG AAAGTGACATTAACTACCTGATGAAAATTGCACTGGACAAGATATCCTTCCTGCCGTTTGGTTACCTGATGGACCAGTGGAGGTGGAAGGTGTTTGACGGACGGATCAAAGAGGGGGAATACAACATGGCATGGTGGAACCTCAG ACTGAAGTACCAGGGAGTGTGCCCACCAGTACCCCGCACTGAGCAAGACTTCGATCCAGGAGCCAAGTACCACATCCCAGCAGACGTTCCCTATGTCAG GTACTTCATCAGCTACATCATCCAGTTCCAGTTCCACGAGGCTCTGTGCAGGGCGGCCAATCACAGTGGTCCGCTGCACACATGTGACATTCACAAGTCCAAGGAGGCGGGGAAACTCCTGGG GGATGTGATGAAGCTGGGCTCCAGCAAACCTTGGCCGGAAGCCATGCGCCTGCTCACCGGTCAGCCCCGCATGTCCGCCCTGCCATTGGTCAGGTACTTCCAGCCACTCATGGATTggctggagaaggagaacaACAAGAGCGGGGACATCCTTGGGTGGCCCGAGTACGACTGGATACCAGGAA GTCGGGAGAGGCCCCCGGGGCCCGCCTCGGGGCCGACCGCGGCCCCCTCCACTGGGGGCGGGAAGGTGGACTTCCTGGGCATGAGCGTGGACAGCTCGGCGGCGGCTGCGGGCCAGTGGATTCTGCTGGTCCTCGCGCTGGTGTTCGGCGCGGCCTGCGTCTACAGCATCTGCAAGCACAGCAGGACCAGCAAACACAAGTCCGCCTCCATTCTGGAGCTGGGGGCCAAATGA
- the LOC135244217 gene encoding angiotensin-converting enzyme-like isoform X1: MPGAQPAMPGLPLLLWLVVLGVAHGLPDHWLPGDYPRTEAGARLFADAYNSTAEEVLFSSTSASWAYNTNLTDHNSKLQVAGSLERQAFTEAWGKKAKELFSDTLVDSFSDPLLKKQIKRINILGAANLQQAERERLNSILSSMSNIYSTAKVCLAGKTEICWSLEPELMDVMATSRSYKKLLYAWEGWHNSSGVPLRPLYPEFVKLSNQATRMDGFSDTGAYWRSWYELPSFQDDLERLYRQVEPLYQNLHAFVRRKLYQHYGPKYINLRGPIPAHLLGNMWAQTWNNVYDMMVPFPDKPNVDVTQAMKEQNWNATHMFRVSEEFFTSLGLIPMPQKFWDKSMLEKPLDGREVVCHASAWDFYNRQDFRIKQCTTVTMEQLFTVHHEMGHIQYYLQYRDQPVSFRRGANPGFHEAIGDVLALSVSTPKHLREIGLLDDLPDDPDSDINYLLKMALGKISFLPFGYLIDQWRWGVFSGRTPPERYNAEWWHLRTKYQGICPPTYRSEEHFDAGAKYHIPGNTPYIRYFVSFILQFQFHERLCQAANHTGPLHKCDIYRSKAAGDILAKVLSAGSSKPWPDVLQEALGTNKMDAGPLMNYFDPITRWLQEQNKDEILGWPDFDWRPPLPENYPEDVGKIADEAQAKKFLSEFNSSGEEVWNAYIESSWTYESNISEDNKQVMLQKKLEMSNHTLTYGLKAREFDATDFQDRSIKRMLDRIRDIHSAELPEEELKMYNNLMATMETKYSVAEVCRENGSCLALDPDLNKIMAESRDYKELLFAWQGWHDGTGRAIRPDYAKYVQLANKAARLNGHSDNGASWRSVYETPTFEQDLEGLWRELEPLYLNLHAYVRRALYNKYGASRVNLRGPIPAHLLGNMWAQTWSNIFNLMMPYPDATQVDATPAMIAKGWNARRMFEESDRFFSSLGLEPMPPEFWNRSMLEKPTDGRKVVCHASAWDFYNGQDFRIKQCTVVTMYDLITVHHEMGHVQYFLQYRDQPLCFRDGANPGFHEAIGDVLALSVSTPKHLHSIGLLDKVETNYESDINYLMKIALDKISFLPFGYLMDQWRWKVFDGRIKEGEYNMAWWNLRLKYQGVCPPVPRTEQDFDPGAKYHIPADVPYVRYFISYIIQFQFHEALCRAANHSGPLHTCDIHKSKEAGKLLGDVMKLGSSKPWPEAMRLLTGQPRMSALPLVRYFQPLMDWLEKENNKSGDILGWPEYDWIPGSRERPPGPASGPTAAPSTGGGKVDFLGMSVDSSAAAAGQWILLVLALVFGAACVYSICKHSRTSKHKSASILELGAK; this comes from the exons atGCCCGGAGCCCAGCCAGCCATGCCTGGACTACCGCTGCTGCTCTGGCTGGTCGTCCTGGGGGTGGCTCATGGCCTGCCGGACCACTGGCTGCCCGGAGACTACCCCCGCACCGAGGCCGGAGCCAGGCTGTTCGCGGACGCCTACAACAGCACGGCCGAGGAGGTCCTCTTCAGCAGCACCAGCGCCAGCTGGGCCTACAACACCAACCTGACCGACCACAACTCCAAACTACAG GTCGCTGGTTCCCTGGAGAGACAAGCCTTCACCGAGGCCTGGGGCAAGAAAGCCAAAGAGCTCTTCAGCGACACCCTTGTGGACAGTTTTTCTGACCCCCTGCTGAAGAAACAGATCAAGAGGATCAACATTCTGGGAGCAGCTAACCTgcaacaggcagagagagagcga TTAAACAGCATCCTCAGCAGCATGAGCAACATCTACTCCACCGCCAAGGTTTGTCTAGCAGGAAAAACAGAGATCTGCTGGTCTCTGGAGCCTG AGCTGATGGATGTGATGGCCACCTCAAGGAGCTACAAGAAGCTTCTGTACGCATGGGAAGGCTGGCACAACAGCTCGGGTGTACCGCTCAGACCGCTGTACCCAGAATTTGTGAAGTTGAGTAACCAGGCCACCCGCATGGACG GTTTTTCGGACACTGGTGCCTACTGGCGTTCCTGGTACGAGTTGCCCTCCTTTCAGGATGACCTGGAGCGCTTGTACAGGCAGGTGGAGCCCCTGTACCAGAACCTCCACGCCTTCGTCCGCCGCAAGCTATACCAGCACTATGGCCCCAAATATATCAACCTGAGGGGCCCCATCCCTGCCCACCTGCTGG GGAACATGTGGGCGCAAACATGGAACAATGTCTACGACATGATGGTGCCCTTTCCCGATAAGCCCAACGTAGACGTGACGCAAGCTATGAAGGAACAG AACTGGAATGCCACACATATGTTCAGGGTGTCCGAGGAATTCTTCACTTCCCTGGGTCTGATCCCCATGCCGCAGAAGTTCTGGGACAAGTCCATGCTGGAGAAGCCTTTGGACGGCCGGGAGGTGGTGTGCCACGCCTCCGCCTGGGATTTCTACAACCGCCAGGACTTCAG GATCAAGCAGTGCACCACCGTGACCATGGAGCAGCTTTTCACCGTGCACCACGAGATGGGCCACATTCAGTATTACCTGCAGTACCGGGACCAGCCGGTCAGCTTCCGAAGGGGCGCCAACCCGGGCTTCCACGAGGCCATCGGGGACGTGCTGGCCCTCTCCGTCtccacccccaaacacctgagGGAGATCGGCCTGCTCGACGACCTGCCTGACGACCCAG ACAGCGACATCAATTACCTGTTGAAGATGGCCCTGGGCAAGATTTCCTTCTTGCCCTTTGGGTACCTCATCGACCAATGGCGGTGGGGCGTGTTCAGCGGCCGCACGCCACCTGAGCGCTACAATGCGGAATGGTGGCACCTGAG AACCAAATACCAAGGAATCTGCCCTCCCACCTATCGATCTGAGGAGCACTTTGACGCTGGAGCTAAATACCACATCCCTGGAAACACGCCCTACATCAG ATACTTTGTGAGCTTCATTCTCCAGTTCCAGTTCCACGAGAGGTTATGCCAAGCAGCCAATCATACGGGGCCACTGCACAAGTGTGACATCTATCGCTCCAAGGCAGCAGGAGACATCCTGGC GAAAGTGCTCAGTGCCGGCTCCTCCAAGCCTTGGCCAGACGTCCTGCAGGAGGCCCTGGGGACGAACAAAATGGATGCCGGCCCTCTGATGAACTACTTTGACCCCATTACGCGGTGGCTACAGGAGCAGAACAAGGACGAGATCCTGGGGTGGCCCGATTTTGACTGGAGACCCCCACTGCCAGAAAACTACCCAGAGGATGTCG GTAAGATTGCAGACGAGGCCCAGGCCAAGAAGTTCCTGTCCGAATTCAACAGTTCTGGAGAGGAAGTGTGGAACGCGTACATCGAGTCCTCCTGGACCTATGAAAGCAACATCTCTGAGGACAACAAGCAGGTCATG CTGCAGAAGAAATTGGAAATGTCCAACCACACGCTGACGTATGGGTTGAAGGCCCGGGAGTTTGATGCCACCGACTTCCAGGACCGCTCAATAAAACGCATGCTGGACAGGATCCGAGACATCCACAGCGCAGAACTCCCGGAAGAGGAGCTGAAGATG TATAACAATCTGATGGCTACCATGGAGACCAAGTACAGCGTGGCAGAAGTGTGCCGAGAAAATGGCTCATGCCTCGCTCTTGACCCAG ACCTGAATAAGATCATGGCTGAGTCAAGGGACTACAAGGAGCTGTTGTTTGCCTGGCAGGGCTGGCATGATGGCACTGGCAGGGCTATCCGTCCGGACTATGCCAAATACGTACAGCTTGCCAACAAGGCTGCCAGGCTCAACG GGCACTCGGATAATGGAGCCTCCTGGCGTTCCGTGTACGAGACGCCCACGTTTGAGCAGGACCTGGAGGGTCTCTGGAGGGAGCTGGAGCCCCTCTATCTGAACCTGCACGCCTACGTGCGCCGAGCGCTCTACAACAAATACGGAGCCAGTCGCGTCAACTTGAGGGGTCCAATCCCCGCCCACCTCTTGG GTAACATGTGGGCACAGACTTGGTCTAATATATTTAATCTCATGATGCCCTACCCTGATGCCACTCAAGTGGATGCCACACCGGCAATGATCGCTAAG GGCTGGAACGCAAGGAGGATGTTCGAGGAGTCGGACCGCTTCTTCTCCTCCCTGGGCCTGGAGCCCATGCCCCCGGAGTTCTGGAACAGGTCCATGCTGGAGAAGCCCACGGACGGGCGCAAGGTGGTGTGCCACGCCTCCGCCTGGGACTTCTACAACGGCCAGGACTTCAG GATCAAGCAGTGCACGGTAGTGACCATGTATGACCTCATCACCGTGCACCACGAGATGGGCCATGTGCAGTACTTCCTGCAGTACCGGGACCAGCCCCTCTGCTTCAGGGACGGCGCTAACCCGGGCTTCCACGAGGCCATCGGGGACGTGCTGGCCCTCTCCGTCtccacccccaaacacctgcacaGCATTGGGCTGCTGGATAAGGTGGAGACAAACTACG AAAGTGACATTAACTACCTGATGAAAATTGCACTGGACAAGATATCCTTCCTGCCGTTTGGTTACCTGATGGACCAGTGGAGGTGGAAGGTGTTTGACGGACGGATCAAAGAGGGGGAATACAACATGGCATGGTGGAACCTCAG ACTGAAGTACCAGGGAGTGTGCCCACCAGTACCCCGCACTGAGCAAGACTTCGATCCAGGAGCCAAGTACCACATCCCAGCAGACGTTCCCTATGTCAG GTACTTCATCAGCTACATCATCCAGTTCCAGTTCCACGAGGCTCTGTGCAGGGCGGCCAATCACAGTGGTCCGCTGCACACATGTGACATTCACAAGTCCAAGGAGGCGGGGAAACTCCTGGG GGATGTGATGAAGCTGGGCTCCAGCAAACCTTGGCCGGAAGCCATGCGCCTGCTCACCGGTCAGCCCCGCATGTCCGCCCTGCCATTGGTCAGGTACTTCCAGCCACTCATGGATTggctggagaaggagaacaACAAGAGCGGGGACATCCTTGGGTGGCCCGAGTACGACTGGATACCAGGAA GTCGGGAGAGGCCCCCGGGGCCCGCCTCGGGGCCGACCGCGGCCCCCTCCACTGGGGGCGGGAAGGTGGACTTCCTGGGCATGAGCGTGGACAGCTCGGCGGCGGCTGCGGGCCAGTGGATTCTGCTGGTCCTCGCGCTGGTGTTCGGCGCGGCCTGCGTCTACAGCATCTGCAAGCACAGCAGGACCAGCAAACACAAGTCCGCCTCCATTCTGGAGCTGGGGGCCAAATGA